A stretch of Prunus dulcis chromosome 6, ALMONDv2, whole genome shotgun sequence DNA encodes these proteins:
- the LOC117630862 gene encoding U-box domain-containing protein 4 isoform X2, translating to MDFSGVMEISLFKALLKNISSFFHLSSNDNINLDPVLKYYKRAEEILKLLKTILDAIVDSEIASYEVLNKPFEELGHYIDELREQIEDWQPLLSKVNLVLQVESLISKIWTSGLDIFQLLKTSQQHLPDELGLASLEHCIQKLKNMVDEQMSTVIKDSVSDQVEGVGPSSEILVKIAEGLSLRSNQEILIEAVALEKLKENAEQSEKIEEAEYIEHMISLVTRMHERLVTIKQSQSCSPVPIPADFCCPLSLELMTDPVIVASGQTYERTFIKHWIDLGLTVCPKTRQTLAHTNLIPNYTVKALIANWCESNNVKLPDPTKSMGLNKATQLLGQAEHGAPKDSPPFPHSRVNQPMSPESARSMGSPTKNFFSSGPLHRERSSPLHPRSTSEGSLSGVVGNGQVLDIARITLANSEDRSANLEERSTDLASQHSMSPSLDEFPNSIEAEQSSQSHNRTASASSILSNANGTQGTPVNANGVLQVPSNLSGYSSDASGELKSEPQAVAVLATQQRETELPTRMAEVRPRSQMWRRPSGSLVPRIVSSPAVETRPDLSGLEAQVRSLVEDLKSTSLDTQREATLQIRLLAKHNMDNRIVIANCGAISLLVDLLHSTDTRIQENAVTALLNLSINDNNKTAIATANAIEPLIHVLETGSAEAKENSAATLFSLSVIEDNKVRIGRSGAIGPLVDLLGNGTPRGRKDAATALFNLSIFHENKGRIVQAGAVRYLVELMDPAAGMVDKAVAVLANLSTIPEGRTAIGQEGGIPVLVEVVELGSARGKENAAAALLQLCTNSNRYCSMVLQEGAVPPLVVLSQSGTPRAKEKAQTLLSYFRNHRHGNAGRG from the exons ATGGACTTTTCTG GTGTGATGGAGATCTCATTGTTCAAAGCACTTCTTAAGAACATCTCCTCTTTTTTCCATTTATCATCCAATGACAACATAAACTTGGACCCGGTTCTGAAGTACTACAAGAGAGCTGAAGAGATATTAAAATTGTTGAAGACTATACTTGATGCCATTGTTGATTCTGAAATAGCTTCTTATGAAGTGCTTAATAAGCCATTTGAAGAACTGGGTCACTATATTGATGAGTTGAGGGAGCAAATTGAAGACTGGCAACCGTTGTTGAGCAAAGTCAATCTT GTTCTGCAAGTTGAATCTTTGATCTCAAAGATTTGGACTTCTGGTTTGGATATCTTTCAACTGTTGAAGACTTCCCAACAACATCTTCCTGATGAATTGGGTTTGGCATCTCTTGAG CATTGCATACAAAAACTTAAGAATATGGTCGATGAACAAATGTCAACTGTCATTAAAGATTCTGTAAGTGATCAAGTGGAGGGTGTTGGACCCAGCTCAGAGATCCTAGTGAAAATTGCAGAGGGCCTTAGCTTGAGGTCAAACCAGGAGATTCTTATTGAGGCTGTAGCACTTGAAAAGTTGAAGGAGAATGCTGAACAATCTGAAAAGATTGAGGAGGCGGAGTATATTGAACATATGATATCCCTTGTCACCCGTATGCATGAGCGCCTTGTTACGATAAAGCAGTCCCAGAGCTGCAGTCCAGTTCCAATACCTGCTGATTTCTGCTGTCCTCTCTCTCTGGAGCTGATGACAGATCCAGTTATTGTGGCATCAGGACAAACCTATGAGAGGACTTTCATCAAGCACTGGATAGATCTAGGCCTCACCGTTTGTCCAAAGACACGGCAAACTTTGGCTCACACCAATTTGATACCTAATTACACTGTAAAGGCACTAATTGCAAATTGGTGCGAGTCAAACAATGTGAAACTGCCTGATCCCACCAAGTCTATGGGATTAAATAAAGCAACACAACTTCTTGGACAAGCAGAACATGGTGCTCCCAAGGATTCACCTCCTTTTCCTCATTCCAGGGTCAATCAACCAATGTCACCTGAGTCAGCTCGGTCCATGGGTTCGCCCACTAAGAACTTTTTCTCATCTGGTCCATTGCATCGGGAAAGAAGTTCCCCATTGCATCCTCGTTCTACATCAGAAGGTTCCTTGTCTGGCGTAGTTGGAAATGGGCAGGTTTTGGATATTGCCAGAATAACACTAGCAAATTCCGAAGACAGGTCTGCCAACTTAGAAGAAAGGAGTACAGATCTAGCTAGCCAACACTCTATGTCACCATCTCTAGATGAATTTCCTAATTCTATTGAAGCGGAGCAGTCATCTCAAAGCCATAATAGAACTGCCTCAGCTTCCAGCATACTTTCTAATGCCAATGGTACTCAAGGAACTCCTGTAAATGCCAATGGGGTCTTACAGGTGCCAAGCAATCTGTCAGGCTACAGCAGTGATGCTTCTGGGGAGTTGAAATCAGAACCACAAGCTGTTGCTGTGTTGGCCACCCAACAGAGAGAGACTGAGTTGCCCACCAGAATGGCAGAGGTAAGACCTCGAAGCCAAATGTGGCGGCGACCATCTGGGAGCTTAGTCCCAAGGATAGTTTCTTCCCCAGCTGTTGAAACAAGACCTGACCTTTCTGGACTTGAAGCCCAAGTTCGGAGTCTGGTTGAGGACTTGAAAAGCACTTCACTTGATACCCAAAGAGAGGCAACACTTCAAATCCGGCTACTTGCCAAGCATAATATGGATAATCGAATTGTTATTGCAAACTGTGGGGCCATTAGCTTGTTGGTGGATTTGCTTCACTCTACAGATACGAGGATTCAGGAGAATGCTGTTACAGCACTTCTTAACTTGTCGATCAATGATAACAACAAAACTGCAATTGCTACTGCCAACGCAATTGAACCTCTGATTCATGTCCTTGAGACAGGGAGTGCTGAGGCCAAGGAGAACTCAGCTGCCACTCTCTTTAGCCTTTCGGTGATTGAGGACAACAAGGTTCGCATTGGAAGGTCAGGGGCTATTGGGCCTCTAGTTGATTTATTGGGGAATGGGACTCCTAGAGGGAGGAAAGATGCAGCCACAGCTTTGTTTAATTTGTCAATTTTTCATGAGAACAAGGGTCGAATTGTTCAAGCTGGTGCTGTGAGGTACCTAGTGGAGTTGATGGACCCAGCAGCTGGAATGGTTGACAAGGCAGTTGCTGTGTTGGCTAATCTTTCAACAATTCCGGAGGGAAGGACAGCAATTGGTCAGGAGGGTGGGATCCCTGTTCTGGTTGAGGTTGTTGAGTTAGGTTCTGCAAGAGGGAAGGAGAACGCAGCTGCTGCTCTTTTACAGCTCTGCACAAATAGTAATAGATATTGCAGTATGGTACTCCAAGAAGGAGCTGTCCCCCCATTAGTGGTATTGTCACAATCTGGCACCCCAAGGGCCAAGGAAAAG GCACAGACCCTCCTTAGCTACTTCAGAAACCATAGGCATGGTAATGCTGGTAGAggataa
- the LOC117630862 gene encoding U-box domain-containing protein 4 isoform X1: MVNKGVMEISLFKALLKNISSFFHLSSNDNINLDPVLKYYKRAEEILKLLKTILDAIVDSEIASYEVLNKPFEELGHYIDELREQIEDWQPLLSKVNLVLQVESLISKIWTSGLDIFQLLKTSQQHLPDELGLASLEHCIQKLKNMVDEQMSTVIKDSVSDQVEGVGPSSEILVKIAEGLSLRSNQEILIEAVALEKLKENAEQSEKIEEAEYIEHMISLVTRMHERLVTIKQSQSCSPVPIPADFCCPLSLELMTDPVIVASGQTYERTFIKHWIDLGLTVCPKTRQTLAHTNLIPNYTVKALIANWCESNNVKLPDPTKSMGLNKATQLLGQAEHGAPKDSPPFPHSRVNQPMSPESARSMGSPTKNFFSSGPLHRERSSPLHPRSTSEGSLSGVVGNGQVLDIARITLANSEDRSANLEERSTDLASQHSMSPSLDEFPNSIEAEQSSQSHNRTASASSILSNANGTQGTPVNANGVLQVPSNLSGYSSDASGELKSEPQAVAVLATQQRETELPTRMAEVRPRSQMWRRPSGSLVPRIVSSPAVETRPDLSGLEAQVRSLVEDLKSTSLDTQREATLQIRLLAKHNMDNRIVIANCGAISLLVDLLHSTDTRIQENAVTALLNLSINDNNKTAIATANAIEPLIHVLETGSAEAKENSAATLFSLSVIEDNKVRIGRSGAIGPLVDLLGNGTPRGRKDAATALFNLSIFHENKGRIVQAGAVRYLVELMDPAAGMVDKAVAVLANLSTIPEGRTAIGQEGGIPVLVEVVELGSARGKENAAAALLQLCTNSNRYCSMVLQEGAVPPLVVLSQSGTPRAKEKAQTLLSYFRNHRHGNAGRG, translated from the exons ATGGTGAATAAAG GTGTGATGGAGATCTCATTGTTCAAAGCACTTCTTAAGAACATCTCCTCTTTTTTCCATTTATCATCCAATGACAACATAAACTTGGACCCGGTTCTGAAGTACTACAAGAGAGCTGAAGAGATATTAAAATTGTTGAAGACTATACTTGATGCCATTGTTGATTCTGAAATAGCTTCTTATGAAGTGCTTAATAAGCCATTTGAAGAACTGGGTCACTATATTGATGAGTTGAGGGAGCAAATTGAAGACTGGCAACCGTTGTTGAGCAAAGTCAATCTT GTTCTGCAAGTTGAATCTTTGATCTCAAAGATTTGGACTTCTGGTTTGGATATCTTTCAACTGTTGAAGACTTCCCAACAACATCTTCCTGATGAATTGGGTTTGGCATCTCTTGAG CATTGCATACAAAAACTTAAGAATATGGTCGATGAACAAATGTCAACTGTCATTAAAGATTCTGTAAGTGATCAAGTGGAGGGTGTTGGACCCAGCTCAGAGATCCTAGTGAAAATTGCAGAGGGCCTTAGCTTGAGGTCAAACCAGGAGATTCTTATTGAGGCTGTAGCACTTGAAAAGTTGAAGGAGAATGCTGAACAATCTGAAAAGATTGAGGAGGCGGAGTATATTGAACATATGATATCCCTTGTCACCCGTATGCATGAGCGCCTTGTTACGATAAAGCAGTCCCAGAGCTGCAGTCCAGTTCCAATACCTGCTGATTTCTGCTGTCCTCTCTCTCTGGAGCTGATGACAGATCCAGTTATTGTGGCATCAGGACAAACCTATGAGAGGACTTTCATCAAGCACTGGATAGATCTAGGCCTCACCGTTTGTCCAAAGACACGGCAAACTTTGGCTCACACCAATTTGATACCTAATTACACTGTAAAGGCACTAATTGCAAATTGGTGCGAGTCAAACAATGTGAAACTGCCTGATCCCACCAAGTCTATGGGATTAAATAAAGCAACACAACTTCTTGGACAAGCAGAACATGGTGCTCCCAAGGATTCACCTCCTTTTCCTCATTCCAGGGTCAATCAACCAATGTCACCTGAGTCAGCTCGGTCCATGGGTTCGCCCACTAAGAACTTTTTCTCATCTGGTCCATTGCATCGGGAAAGAAGTTCCCCATTGCATCCTCGTTCTACATCAGAAGGTTCCTTGTCTGGCGTAGTTGGAAATGGGCAGGTTTTGGATATTGCCAGAATAACACTAGCAAATTCCGAAGACAGGTCTGCCAACTTAGAAGAAAGGAGTACAGATCTAGCTAGCCAACACTCTATGTCACCATCTCTAGATGAATTTCCTAATTCTATTGAAGCGGAGCAGTCATCTCAAAGCCATAATAGAACTGCCTCAGCTTCCAGCATACTTTCTAATGCCAATGGTACTCAAGGAACTCCTGTAAATGCCAATGGGGTCTTACAGGTGCCAAGCAATCTGTCAGGCTACAGCAGTGATGCTTCTGGGGAGTTGAAATCAGAACCACAAGCTGTTGCTGTGTTGGCCACCCAACAGAGAGAGACTGAGTTGCCCACCAGAATGGCAGAGGTAAGACCTCGAAGCCAAATGTGGCGGCGACCATCTGGGAGCTTAGTCCCAAGGATAGTTTCTTCCCCAGCTGTTGAAACAAGACCTGACCTTTCTGGACTTGAAGCCCAAGTTCGGAGTCTGGTTGAGGACTTGAAAAGCACTTCACTTGATACCCAAAGAGAGGCAACACTTCAAATCCGGCTACTTGCCAAGCATAATATGGATAATCGAATTGTTATTGCAAACTGTGGGGCCATTAGCTTGTTGGTGGATTTGCTTCACTCTACAGATACGAGGATTCAGGAGAATGCTGTTACAGCACTTCTTAACTTGTCGATCAATGATAACAACAAAACTGCAATTGCTACTGCCAACGCAATTGAACCTCTGATTCATGTCCTTGAGACAGGGAGTGCTGAGGCCAAGGAGAACTCAGCTGCCACTCTCTTTAGCCTTTCGGTGATTGAGGACAACAAGGTTCGCATTGGAAGGTCAGGGGCTATTGGGCCTCTAGTTGATTTATTGGGGAATGGGACTCCTAGAGGGAGGAAAGATGCAGCCACAGCTTTGTTTAATTTGTCAATTTTTCATGAGAACAAGGGTCGAATTGTTCAAGCTGGTGCTGTGAGGTACCTAGTGGAGTTGATGGACCCAGCAGCTGGAATGGTTGACAAGGCAGTTGCTGTGTTGGCTAATCTTTCAACAATTCCGGAGGGAAGGACAGCAATTGGTCAGGAGGGTGGGATCCCTGTTCTGGTTGAGGTTGTTGAGTTAGGTTCTGCAAGAGGGAAGGAGAACGCAGCTGCTGCTCTTTTACAGCTCTGCACAAATAGTAATAGATATTGCAGTATGGTACTCCAAGAAGGAGCTGTCCCCCCATTAGTGGTATTGTCACAATCTGGCACCCCAAGGGCCAAGGAAAAG GCACAGACCCTCCTTAGCTACTTCAGAAACCATAGGCATGGTAATGCTGGTAGAggataa
- the LOC117630862 gene encoding U-box domain-containing protein 4 isoform X3, with protein sequence MEISLFKALLKNISSFFHLSSNDNINLDPVLKYYKRAEEILKLLKTILDAIVDSEIASYEVLNKPFEELGHYIDELREQIEDWQPLLSKVNLVLQVESLISKIWTSGLDIFQLLKTSQQHLPDELGLASLEHCIQKLKNMVDEQMSTVIKDSVSDQVEGVGPSSEILVKIAEGLSLRSNQEILIEAVALEKLKENAEQSEKIEEAEYIEHMISLVTRMHERLVTIKQSQSCSPVPIPADFCCPLSLELMTDPVIVASGQTYERTFIKHWIDLGLTVCPKTRQTLAHTNLIPNYTVKALIANWCESNNVKLPDPTKSMGLNKATQLLGQAEHGAPKDSPPFPHSRVNQPMSPESARSMGSPTKNFFSSGPLHRERSSPLHPRSTSEGSLSGVVGNGQVLDIARITLANSEDRSANLEERSTDLASQHSMSPSLDEFPNSIEAEQSSQSHNRTASASSILSNANGTQGTPVNANGVLQVPSNLSGYSSDASGELKSEPQAVAVLATQQRETELPTRMAEVRPRSQMWRRPSGSLVPRIVSSPAVETRPDLSGLEAQVRSLVEDLKSTSLDTQREATLQIRLLAKHNMDNRIVIANCGAISLLVDLLHSTDTRIQENAVTALLNLSINDNNKTAIATANAIEPLIHVLETGSAEAKENSAATLFSLSVIEDNKVRIGRSGAIGPLVDLLGNGTPRGRKDAATALFNLSIFHENKGRIVQAGAVRYLVELMDPAAGMVDKAVAVLANLSTIPEGRTAIGQEGGIPVLVEVVELGSARGKENAAAALLQLCTNSNRYCSMVLQEGAVPPLVVLSQSGTPRAKEKAQTLLSYFRNHRHGNAGRG encoded by the exons ATGGAGATCTCATTGTTCAAAGCACTTCTTAAGAACATCTCCTCTTTTTTCCATTTATCATCCAATGACAACATAAACTTGGACCCGGTTCTGAAGTACTACAAGAGAGCTGAAGAGATATTAAAATTGTTGAAGACTATACTTGATGCCATTGTTGATTCTGAAATAGCTTCTTATGAAGTGCTTAATAAGCCATTTGAAGAACTGGGTCACTATATTGATGAGTTGAGGGAGCAAATTGAAGACTGGCAACCGTTGTTGAGCAAAGTCAATCTT GTTCTGCAAGTTGAATCTTTGATCTCAAAGATTTGGACTTCTGGTTTGGATATCTTTCAACTGTTGAAGACTTCCCAACAACATCTTCCTGATGAATTGGGTTTGGCATCTCTTGAG CATTGCATACAAAAACTTAAGAATATGGTCGATGAACAAATGTCAACTGTCATTAAAGATTCTGTAAGTGATCAAGTGGAGGGTGTTGGACCCAGCTCAGAGATCCTAGTGAAAATTGCAGAGGGCCTTAGCTTGAGGTCAAACCAGGAGATTCTTATTGAGGCTGTAGCACTTGAAAAGTTGAAGGAGAATGCTGAACAATCTGAAAAGATTGAGGAGGCGGAGTATATTGAACATATGATATCCCTTGTCACCCGTATGCATGAGCGCCTTGTTACGATAAAGCAGTCCCAGAGCTGCAGTCCAGTTCCAATACCTGCTGATTTCTGCTGTCCTCTCTCTCTGGAGCTGATGACAGATCCAGTTATTGTGGCATCAGGACAAACCTATGAGAGGACTTTCATCAAGCACTGGATAGATCTAGGCCTCACCGTTTGTCCAAAGACACGGCAAACTTTGGCTCACACCAATTTGATACCTAATTACACTGTAAAGGCACTAATTGCAAATTGGTGCGAGTCAAACAATGTGAAACTGCCTGATCCCACCAAGTCTATGGGATTAAATAAAGCAACACAACTTCTTGGACAAGCAGAACATGGTGCTCCCAAGGATTCACCTCCTTTTCCTCATTCCAGGGTCAATCAACCAATGTCACCTGAGTCAGCTCGGTCCATGGGTTCGCCCACTAAGAACTTTTTCTCATCTGGTCCATTGCATCGGGAAAGAAGTTCCCCATTGCATCCTCGTTCTACATCAGAAGGTTCCTTGTCTGGCGTAGTTGGAAATGGGCAGGTTTTGGATATTGCCAGAATAACACTAGCAAATTCCGAAGACAGGTCTGCCAACTTAGAAGAAAGGAGTACAGATCTAGCTAGCCAACACTCTATGTCACCATCTCTAGATGAATTTCCTAATTCTATTGAAGCGGAGCAGTCATCTCAAAGCCATAATAGAACTGCCTCAGCTTCCAGCATACTTTCTAATGCCAATGGTACTCAAGGAACTCCTGTAAATGCCAATGGGGTCTTACAGGTGCCAAGCAATCTGTCAGGCTACAGCAGTGATGCTTCTGGGGAGTTGAAATCAGAACCACAAGCTGTTGCTGTGTTGGCCACCCAACAGAGAGAGACTGAGTTGCCCACCAGAATGGCAGAGGTAAGACCTCGAAGCCAAATGTGGCGGCGACCATCTGGGAGCTTAGTCCCAAGGATAGTTTCTTCCCCAGCTGTTGAAACAAGACCTGACCTTTCTGGACTTGAAGCCCAAGTTCGGAGTCTGGTTGAGGACTTGAAAAGCACTTCACTTGATACCCAAAGAGAGGCAACACTTCAAATCCGGCTACTTGCCAAGCATAATATGGATAATCGAATTGTTATTGCAAACTGTGGGGCCATTAGCTTGTTGGTGGATTTGCTTCACTCTACAGATACGAGGATTCAGGAGAATGCTGTTACAGCACTTCTTAACTTGTCGATCAATGATAACAACAAAACTGCAATTGCTACTGCCAACGCAATTGAACCTCTGATTCATGTCCTTGAGACAGGGAGTGCTGAGGCCAAGGAGAACTCAGCTGCCACTCTCTTTAGCCTTTCGGTGATTGAGGACAACAAGGTTCGCATTGGAAGGTCAGGGGCTATTGGGCCTCTAGTTGATTTATTGGGGAATGGGACTCCTAGAGGGAGGAAAGATGCAGCCACAGCTTTGTTTAATTTGTCAATTTTTCATGAGAACAAGGGTCGAATTGTTCAAGCTGGTGCTGTGAGGTACCTAGTGGAGTTGATGGACCCAGCAGCTGGAATGGTTGACAAGGCAGTTGCTGTGTTGGCTAATCTTTCAACAATTCCGGAGGGAAGGACAGCAATTGGTCAGGAGGGTGGGATCCCTGTTCTGGTTGAGGTTGTTGAGTTAGGTTCTGCAAGAGGGAAGGAGAACGCAGCTGCTGCTCTTTTACAGCTCTGCACAAATAGTAATAGATATTGCAGTATGGTACTCCAAGAAGGAGCTGTCCCCCCATTAGTGGTATTGTCACAATCTGGCACCCCAAGGGCCAAGGAAAAG GCACAGACCCTCCTTAGCTACTTCAGAAACCATAGGCATGGTAATGCTGGTAGAggataa
- the LOC117633149 gene encoding aspartic proteinase CDR1-like: protein MAATPSHLISTSISIILLIFSSLMEFLVLASANPTSPALLLHSLPAMVLPLYLSTPNSSSRTSSNPRRLLQRSESLNRPNARMRLYDDLLRNGYYTTRLWIGTPPQRFALIVDTGSTVTYVPCASCEMCGRHQDPKFDPEESSTYKAVKCNIDCTCDSDKVNCIYERQYAEMSTSSGVLGEDLVSFGNQSELAPQRAVFGCENLETGDLYSQHADGIMGLGRGDLSVVDQLVDKGVISDSFSLCYGGMDIGGGSMVLGGFTTPSDMVFIHSNPVRSPYYNLDLKEIHIAGKRLSLNPSVFDGKHGTVLDSGTTYAYLPEAAFLAFKDGIMKELSSLKQIRGPDPNYNDICFSTDESEVSHPSDTFPTVDMVFGSGKKLTLSPENYLFRHSKVHGAYCLGFFQNGKDPTTLLGGIVVRNTLVTYDRENSKIGFWKTNCSELWERLHQSVSPPAMPPASGDKNSTPGVTPTLAPTGAPPYVLPGELQIGKITFDMSLNISYSDLKPHITELAEFIAQELEVNTSQVYMLKFAANGNDSLISWAVFPADSTESISNTTAAVIVARLAEHRLQFPVMFGSYELLGWRVEPKEKRSWWQRSYVVVLSIFGILVIALSVVGLLFLLRHRQRTVNPYKPVNAAVPEQELQPL from the exons ATGGCAGCGACACCAAGTCACCTCATCTCGACCTCCATCTCCATCATCCTCCTCATCTTCTCATCGCTAATGGAGTTTCTGGTTCTGGCCTCAGCCAATCCCACCAGCCCTGCGCTTCTTCTCCATTCACTCCCCGCCATGGTCTTACCTCTCTACCTCTCCACCCCCAATTCTTCGTCTAGGACCTCTTCCAATCCTCGTCGACTCCTCCAGAGATCCGAGTCCCTTAACCGCCCCAACGCCCGCATGAGACTCTACGACGATCTCCTCCGCAATGG GTACTATACGACGCGGCTTTGGATCGGAACGCCTCCTCAGAGATTTGCGCTTATTGTGGATACTGGAAGCACTGTCACCTATGTGCCTTGCGCTTCTTGCGAAATGTGTGGCAGACACCAG GACCCCAAGTTCGATCCGGAAGAATCGAGCACCTACAAAGCTGTCAAGTGCAACATAGATTGCACTTGTGACAGTGACAAGGTGAATTGTATTTATGAGAGACAGTATGCCGAAATGAGTACCAGCAGTGGTGTGCTTGGTGAGGATCTTGTATCCTTCGGTAATCAAAGTGAACTTGCACCTCAACGTGCAGTTTTCGGTTGTGAAAATCTTGAAACTGGAGACCTCTACAGCCAGCATGCGGATGGCATAATGGGATTGGGCCGTGGCGATCTAAGTGTGGTGGATCAACTTGTTGATAAAGGTGTAATAAGTGATTCTTTCTCGTTATGTTATGGTGGAATGGACATTGGTGGAGGTTCAATGGTTCTTGGTGGTTTCACTACCCCATCAGACATGGTCTTCATCCATTCGAACCCTGTACGAAG TCCATATTACAATCTTGATTTGAAGGAGATACATATTGCGGGAAAGCGATTGTCTTTGAATCCAAGTGTCTTTGATGGAAAACATGGAACAGTCCTGGACAGTGGCACAACATATGCTTACCTACCAGAAGCAGCATTTCTAGCATTTAAGGATGGC ATCATGAAGGAGCTTAGTTCCCTCAAGCAGATCCGTGGCCCTGATCCAAACTATAATGATATTTGCTTCTCAACTGATGAAAG TGAGGTCTCCCACCCATCAGACACCTTTCCAACAGTTGACATGGTATTTGGCAGTGGGAAAAAGTTGACATTATCTCCTGAAAATTACTTGTTCCGG CATTCAAAGGTCCATGGTGCTTACTGCCTTGGGTTTTTCCAAAATGGAAAGGATCCAACTACTCTTTTAGGAG GAATTGTTGTCCGCAATACTCTTGTAACATACGACCGTGAGAATTCCAAAATTGGTTTCTGGAAAACTAATTGTTCGGAGTTGTGGGAAAGACTTCACCAATCTGTTTCGCCGCCAGCAATGCCTCCTGCTTCTGGTGACAAGAATTCAACTCCAGGAGTGACGCCTACATTAGCTCCAACTGGGGCACCACCTTATGTACTTCCAG GGGAACtccaaattggaaaaataacaTTTGATATGTCATTGAACATAAGCTACTCTGATCTGAAGCCCCACATTACAGAACTAGCTGAATTCATAGCTCAGGAATTAGAAGTTAATACATCACAG GTTTATATGTTGAAATTTGCTGCTAATGGAAATGATTCCCTCATTAGTTGGGCCGTATTTCCAGCAGACTCTACTGAAAGCATTTCCAATACAACTGCAGCG GTTATAGTTGCCAGGCTCGCTGAACATCGCTTGCAGTTTCCTGTTATGTTTGGAAGTTATGAGTTGCTTGGATGGAGAGTTGAGCCTAAGGAAAAACG GTCATGGTGGCAGCGCAGTTATGTGGTGGTTTTATCCATTTTTGGAATTCTAGTGATTGCATTATCAGTTGTTGGattgttgtttcttttgaGACACCGACAACGGACAGTCAATCCATACAAGCCTGTCAATGCTGCTGTTCCAGAGCAAGAACTCCAGCCTCTCTGA